The Lusitaniella coriacea LEGE 07157 nucleotide sequence TTCTTCTCGCCTGTGCGACAGCAGCTCGACGCTTGCAGTATATCAGTCAGCTCGGAAACCGCGAGTTAATGGAAATTGAGATTGCTTATAAGTTGGTTCCCGATAAGAGTGCTTAAGATCCCATATTCCACCCTTTGATATCAAATCCTTCAAATTGCCCATCATAAAAATTCGCCGTGTCACCCACTCTCCGTGTCACCGCATCAATCAAAAGCCGTCCACGCTCCCGAAGGAATAAACGCCCCCCAGAAAAAAGGATGGGAATACTCCTCCCCATTCAACATCTCCAACTGCACCTGTCGCAACGCTTCGCTGCGCCCTTCTCCCCTCAACAAACGCTGATAATATTTCACCATTAAATCCTTCGTCCCCTCATCGCTCACCCGCCACAAACTAATCACTTGACTCTCCGCACCCGCCATCACCAACGCGCGACGCAATCCATAAACCCCTTCTCCATTCGCAATCTCTCCCAACCCCGTTTGGCAGGCAGAGAGAACCACCAACTGCGTTCCGCGCAAATTGAGGTTCGCCACCTCCAACACCGTTAATACGCCATCCTCTTCGCCACTGGAGCGATTATTGAACCCGGCAAAGACAATTCCCGAACGCAATAGGGGATTTTCCTGCTGTCGGGGCGGGCGAGGTCTTGGGGTTACGCCGGGACGCGCTTGAACAACAAGCAAACTGCGTTCTTCTAAGGGATTGGCGGTGGGGGCTACTAAATCCACTTCCAGGAAGAAACCGTGAGTGGCAATGTGCAGAATGCTGGGGGATTGCACCTGTTTGACGGCGTTTTCCGTGGCTTTTGTTTCCGTGAGGAGGTTAACATTTTCAAGTAGAGGGGCGATTGCAGCCGCTTCTGCTGCGGTTCCGGGGAGTGCGTCGAACGTAAGGTTTTCAATGTCGCTCGAACGGCGGGATCCCCCCTGACCCCCCTTAATAAGGGGGGAAGTGTTGTTTTCTTCTTGCGTTCCCCTTGAATTAGGGGGAGTGCGAGATGCAACAGTTGAACCGCTATCGGAGTTATCGTAATCGGGATTGGCAACCAGAACCGGAGGCTGTTTCGCGGGATTTGAGATGGCAAGGCGCAGTAAATCTCGTCCGGTGGTGAGGTAGGTGATGCGGTAGTTTTCCACTAAATACTGCTCATTCTCATCCACTAATGCTGCGAAGGGAATGAGGTTGAGTTGTCCGTCAGGAGAGAGGAGAATATTTTTGGTATTGCCCAATTTTGCCCGAATCGGTTGCATGACCAACTCATCGAGAGCGCGTCCGGTTTTTTTTGCACGGGAACGGCGAATGAGATTGGTGAGTCCCCTACGCAACTGTTTCACGGCGTTGTCGATGGGTTCGGCTTCGCCGAGGTCAACCCATTGAGTTTC carries:
- a CDS encoding CHAT domain-containing protein, which encodes NLAGLYSDMGNYAAAEPLYQRSLAIYEKALGADHPHVAASLNGLAGLYQAMGNYAAAEPLYQRSLTIDEKALGADHPHVATSLNGLAGLYQAMGNYAAAEPLFQRSLAIYEKALGADHPHVATSLNNLAALYDSMGNYAAAEPLYQRSLAIWEKALGADHPSVATSLNNLAAFYQAQNDISRATEFLQRGANIKENNLSLIFTTGSESEKRAYMKTLSGTTYRTISLHLQGAPNNPQAARLALTTILRRKGRILDALTESLNLLRQNLTPENQALLEQLSAKRTQLSNLIYNKPENLPLDEYRRQVSTLKAEAEKLEAELSRRSAEFRVQSEPVTIEAIQALIPTDTALVEIVQYKPFDPKAQQDNKWGIPRYAAYILKSTGETQWVDLGEAEPIDNAVKQLRRGLTNLIRRSRAKKTGRALDELVMQPIRAKLGNTKNILLSPDGQLNLIPFAALVDENEQYLVENYRITYLTTGRDLLRLAISNPAKQPPVLVANPDYDNSDSGSTVASRTPPNSRGTQEENNTSPLIKGGQGGSRRSSDIENLTFDALPGTAAEAAAIAPLLENVNLLTETKATENAVKQVQSPSILHIATHGFFLEVDLVAPTANPLEERSLLVVQARPGVTPRPRPPRQQENPLLRSGIVFAGFNNRSSGEEDGVLTVLEVANLNLRGTQLVVLSACQTGLGEIANGEGVYGLRRALVMAGAESQVISLWRVSDEGTKDLMVKYYQRLLRGEGRSEALRQVQLEMLNGEEYSHPFFWGAFIPSGAWTAFD